One Lentisphaera araneosa HTCC2155 genomic region harbors:
- a CDS encoding DUF1552 domain-containing protein, translating into MNKSKWLLPRRTFLKGMGASLALPCLEAMGEEAQKEQDNIRRSCHIYFGNGVSLPPESNPVHKTWHWFPHETGSNYKMTEPLKPFAPFRDKMSVVGGLHHPNAALADVHVCSDFWMTGANLGGSEYKNTISADQVAANEFKSKTRFPYLNISCDGGVGFKSRIGTISFDRNGRPIPSENDPKRIFERLFKEGTGSVESQRQQLNYEAKVVDMVLDNARQLNKKLGKNDREKMEQYLSSVSEIEDSVNRSSKWLDTPIKDVDTSHLDLDVDMTIKPDKYLETMFDLISLAFEADLTRTATFMMTREDGMGIADTFPSVLFGTGGHHGLSHSGNTEGGYLNWSRYDQFLNSRIAYFMSSLDNIKEGQGTALDNTVILYGSGCSSTHNFKNLPLILAGGKNMGLKHGSYINYEDKLPMNNMHLSILKALDLKVDSFGDSTGTLKELFG; encoded by the coding sequence ATGAACAAATCAAAATGGTTATTACCTCGTAGAACCTTCCTCAAGGGAATGGGCGCATCACTGGCTTTACCTTGCCTCGAAGCCATGGGTGAAGAAGCTCAAAAGGAACAAGATAACATCCGCCGTAGTTGCCACATTTATTTTGGCAACGGCGTCAGCCTACCTCCTGAAAGCAATCCCGTTCATAAAACTTGGCATTGGTTTCCTCATGAAACGGGTTCTAATTACAAAATGACAGAACCACTCAAACCCTTTGCTCCCTTCCGTGACAAGATGTCGGTTGTCGGTGGACTTCACCACCCCAATGCCGCCTTGGCCGACGTTCACGTCTGTAGTGACTTTTGGATGACTGGCGCTAACCTCGGTGGTAGCGAGTACAAAAACACAATATCTGCCGACCAAGTGGCAGCTAACGAATTCAAATCTAAAACTCGTTTCCCTTACTTAAATATTTCCTGTGACGGTGGTGTGGGTTTTAAATCTAGAATTGGCACCATTTCATTTGACCGCAATGGTCGTCCCATCCCTTCTGAAAATGATCCTAAACGAATTTTCGAACGCCTCTTTAAGGAAGGTACGGGATCAGTCGAATCACAACGCCAGCAACTCAACTACGAAGCAAAAGTCGTCGATATGGTTTTGGATAACGCTCGTCAACTCAATAAAAAGTTGGGCAAAAACGACCGTGAAAAAATGGAGCAGTACTTATCTTCCGTGAGTGAAATTGAAGATAGTGTAAACCGTAGTTCAAAATGGCTCGATACACCTATCAAAGATGTGGATACCAGCCACCTAGATCTCGACGTAGATATGACGATTAAACCCGATAAGTATCTAGAAACAATGTTTGATCTTATCAGCCTTGCCTTTGAAGCCGACTTAACTCGTACGGCGACATTCATGATGACTCGTGAAGATGGTATGGGCATTGCGGATACTTTCCCCTCTGTGCTCTTCGGCACGGGCGGTCACCACGGACTTTCACATAGCGGAAACACTGAAGGTGGCTACCTCAATTGGTCTCGTTACGATCAGTTTTTAAATTCTCGCATAGCCTATTTCATGAGCAGTTTGGATAACATTAAAGAAGGTCAAGGTACCGCTCTAGACAATACCGTCATCCTCTACGGAAGTGGCTGTAGCTCCACACATAACTTCAAAAACCTCCCACTTATTTTAGCCGGCGGCAAAAACATGGGCCTTAAACATGGTTCTTACATTAACTACGAAGATAAACTTCCGATGAATAACATGCACTTATCCATCTTAAAAGCATTGGACTTAAAAGTCGATTCCTTTGGTGATAGTACGGGAACTCTAAAAGAACTATTTGGCTAA
- a CDS encoding DUF1592 domain-containing protein, with the protein MRIKYITLSSALLLSFGVSAKPIDFSKQIKPILEKSCISCHGPEKDKGKLRLHTHKFMMEGDVVEPSKVEDSWLVDLISLEHNDDDLMPPPGKGDPLSKSEISLIKTWIAEGAKWPKGLELEDKSETRADIAKMEAKKETFKHLVPIINKYCIECHNEDKQKGDFRIDDMDQDLVYGVHAQRWYEVLDIINLGEMPPKKADQLNDNERNTLIETLTAELQKAKEVRKGQISTVMRRLNNDQYNNTLRDLLGVDFNFSRDLPEDAFSPEGFKNNGETLDVSALQMEYYLKIAREAMDKAVPAATKPEIMKFKIDFGENINPKHKEKLTMGPMGRLVPTQNYKVTEPSPLHDYEFTHRKLKDEYVYHEGYKGNSTVKGAVTFKGLHHAVYPDHGKVVREGLILNPRGDLQLGKAGGRGPSGHMRLVVRDFPRQGPVTIRVKASMGPNSTFLKNTNLAPVKNAEQVIDKLKQKPSYAPNTNLEKPEFIIEESVNVKADGLYQVDAKLLSEVDGPINLRIGETLLQNIKVKKGAQQLIVPLALTKLKKGKVKIQLTAKKKPQFTYFILTALASKDGKQREFSKATRKTKALAIEYKQNAVAKYNSKLGKFTGKVITAKTNYVRPINEGEYEMPKPIHHTINHGFDFKGELGVYQLDLVLSEKNQAGLNVHINTAAVKNLNYNFKEGQHQYSAGLIELNPGQKHLHIYSRAEIPVQKVIITKVSDEHNLAQYKEYNDNQYAYLRPFIGNRRDDGQEFRPLKEIKKISAPLHAPETYEFTTYIEDYPLPAYDPKNKNYLANLLHIGFWNTPWNTKRNTDLIIHSIEFESNSFPTWPSPSHKNIFVDSANSTNQSAYAKEILANFLPKAYRRHVSEEELTRHHGFWKIIYNNKKDFKASIKELCAIVLSSPQFLYINEPEGTRTKQLTEFELASRLSYFLWNTMPDEELFDAAANGTLRKNMKQHLKRMIADPRSFNFSKNFASQWLDVERLERVVVDKKYSNGYNQDIKNSFKLETYSFFHHVLQNDESVMKLVDSEYAVVDWRLADFYGLPPVNSLDFSATAVQVQHQRGGIITNGGLLTALSTGKHSSPIKRGVWLAKKIVDSPPPKPPPNVPALDEEDPELAKLTIKEQLKLHRDKAACRDCHMKIDPWGLPFEHYDTTGRIKKPSEKISADTTFPDGTEVNGLNELKAYLLKDKKELVSRSLIKYLSTYAIGRSTSFADEDEIKAIMKDAEASDYHLHAIIESIVNSDLFLKF; encoded by the coding sequence TTGCGTATAAAATACATCACACTTTCAAGTGCTTTACTTCTTTCTTTTGGAGTAAGTGCCAAGCCCATTGATTTCAGCAAGCAAATCAAACCCATCTTAGAAAAAAGCTGCATTAGCTGCCATGGACCAGAAAAGGACAAAGGTAAGCTCAGACTCCATACTCATAAATTCATGATGGAAGGTGATGTAGTTGAGCCCAGTAAGGTTGAGGACAGCTGGCTAGTAGATCTCATTAGCCTTGAACATAACGACGATGACCTCATGCCGCCTCCCGGCAAAGGTGACCCACTCAGCAAAAGTGAAATATCATTAATCAAAACTTGGATTGCTGAAGGCGCCAAGTGGCCAAAGGGGCTCGAACTCGAAGACAAATCAGAGACTCGTGCGGACATCGCAAAAATGGAAGCTAAAAAAGAGACCTTTAAGCACCTCGTCCCTATTATCAATAAATACTGTATCGAATGTCATAATGAAGACAAACAGAAAGGCGATTTCCGTATTGATGATATGGATCAAGACTTAGTCTATGGTGTCCACGCACAGAGATGGTATGAAGTTCTAGATATTATTAATCTTGGCGAAATGCCACCAAAAAAAGCCGACCAACTCAATGACAATGAGCGCAACACTTTAATTGAAACTCTTACCGCAGAACTTCAAAAAGCCAAAGAAGTCCGCAAAGGTCAAATCAGTACCGTAATGCGTCGTTTAAACAACGATCAATATAACAATACTCTCAGAGATCTCTTAGGTGTTGATTTCAATTTCTCACGCGACCTTCCCGAAGATGCCTTTTCTCCCGAAGGTTTCAAAAACAACGGAGAAACACTCGATGTATCGGCTCTACAAATGGAGTACTACTTAAAGATCGCTCGTGAAGCGATGGATAAAGCTGTGCCCGCTGCCACAAAACCCGAGATCATGAAGTTCAAAATTGATTTTGGCGAGAATATTAATCCAAAGCATAAAGAAAAATTGACCATGGGCCCAATGGGACGCCTCGTCCCCACCCAAAACTATAAAGTTACTGAGCCCTCACCGCTACATGATTACGAATTTACTCATCGCAAACTCAAAGATGAATACGTCTATCACGAAGGTTATAAAGGAAATAGTACCGTAAAAGGTGCCGTAACTTTCAAAGGTTTACATCACGCCGTTTACCCAGATCATGGTAAAGTTGTTCGTGAAGGCTTAATACTCAATCCTCGTGGTGACCTCCAGCTTGGTAAAGCCGGTGGCCGTGGTCCAAGTGGACACATGCGCCTCGTTGTCCGTGATTTTCCTCGTCAAGGACCTGTAACAATCCGTGTTAAAGCATCCATGGGTCCCAATTCGACCTTTTTGAAAAACACAAATCTAGCACCTGTAAAAAATGCAGAACAAGTGATTGATAAGCTAAAACAAAAGCCCTCTTACGCACCTAATACAAACCTTGAAAAGCCAGAATTCATCATAGAAGAAAGCGTGAATGTAAAAGCAGATGGTCTTTACCAAGTCGATGCTAAACTCCTCAGCGAAGTCGACGGCCCTATCAATTTACGAATTGGTGAAACTTTACTACAGAACATCAAAGTGAAGAAAGGTGCTCAGCAATTAATTGTACCCTTAGCACTCACCAAGCTCAAAAAAGGGAAAGTCAAAATTCAATTGACGGCTAAGAAGAAGCCACAATTTACTTACTTCATTTTAACCGCTTTAGCTAGTAAGGATGGAAAACAACGTGAGTTTTCGAAAGCCACAAGAAAAACTAAGGCTTTGGCGATTGAGTACAAACAAAATGCCGTCGCCAAATACAATTCTAAGCTAGGTAAATTTACAGGAAAAGTGATTACTGCTAAGACCAATTATGTGCGCCCCATTAATGAAGGTGAGTACGAAATGCCTAAGCCTATTCACCATACGATTAATCACGGTTTTGATTTTAAAGGTGAGCTCGGCGTTTATCAACTTGATTTAGTTTTATCAGAAAAAAATCAAGCGGGTTTAAATGTCCATATCAATACTGCTGCAGTTAAAAACCTCAATTACAACTTCAAAGAGGGTCAGCATCAATATTCAGCTGGTCTCATCGAGTTAAACCCAGGTCAGAAACACCTACATATTTACTCAAGAGCAGAAATTCCTGTTCAAAAAGTCATTATAACAAAAGTAAGCGACGAGCACAACTTAGCTCAATACAAAGAATATAATGATAATCAATATGCCTACTTAAGACCCTTTATAGGTAATCGTCGTGATGATGGCCAGGAGTTCCGTCCTCTCAAAGAAATCAAAAAGATTTCGGCGCCTCTCCACGCTCCTGAAACTTATGAGTTCACTACCTATATCGAAGACTACCCTCTCCCTGCTTATGACCCCAAGAACAAAAACTACTTAGCAAATCTTCTTCATATTGGCTTTTGGAATACGCCTTGGAATACGAAACGCAATACTGATTTAATCATTCACTCAATTGAGTTTGAAAGTAATTCTTTCCCCACTTGGCCGAGTCCAAGTCACAAGAATATTTTTGTGGATTCCGCAAACTCGACGAATCAGAGCGCCTACGCAAAAGAAATCTTAGCTAATTTCCTTCCTAAGGCTTACCGTCGCCATGTCAGTGAAGAAGAACTCACGCGCCATCATGGTTTCTGGAAAATCATCTACAATAACAAAAAAGATTTTAAGGCGAGTATCAAAGAACTATGCGCAATCGTGTTAAGTTCACCTCAGTTCCTTTATATTAACGAGCCTGAAGGAACACGAACTAAACAACTCACTGAGTTTGAATTGGCTTCTCGACTTTCGTATTTTCTTTGGAATACGATGCCTGACGAAGAGCTTTTTGACGCAGCCGCAAATGGTACTCTACGCAAAAATATGAAACAACATCTTAAGCGCATGATTGCCGATCCGAGAAGTTTTAACTTTTCAAAGAACTTCGCGAGTCAGTGGTTAGACGTGGAACGTCTCGAGCGCGTTGTTGTAGATAAAAAGTACTCCAATGGCTATAACCAAGACATCAAAAATAGCTTTAAGCTAGAAACTTACTCATTCTTCCATCACGTTCTTCAAAACGATGAGAGCGTCATGAAACTCGTCGACTCGGAATATGCTGTTGTCGACTGGCGCTTGGCTGATTTCTACGGCTTACCACCAGTTAATAGCCTCGACTTCAGTGCTACGGCTGTTCAAGTCCAGCATCAACGTGGCGGAATCATCACTAATGGTGGCTTGTTAACTGCACTTTCTACAGGTAAACACTCAAGCCCTATTAAACGCGGTGTATGGCTAGCGAAGAAAATTGTCGATTCTCCACCACCAAAACCACCGCCCAATGTTCCTGCTCTTGATGAAGAAGACCCTGAGTTAGCTAAGTTGACCATTAAAGAACAACTCAAGCTTCACCGTGACAAAGCCGCATGCCGTGACTGTCACATGAAAATTGACCCTTGGGGCCTTCCCTTTGAGCATTACGACACCACAGGTAGAATCAAAAAACCTTCAGAAAAAATCTCTGCCGACACAACCTTCCCTGACGGTACCGAAGTCAATGGCTTAAACGAGCTCAAAGCTTATCTCCTCAAGGATAAAAAAGAACTCGTAAGTCGCTCACTGATCAAATACCTCAGTACTTATGCCATCGGACGCTCAACGTCATTTGCAGACGAAGATGAAATCAAAGCCATCATGAAAGATGCAGAAGCTTCTGATTATCACCTCCATGCTATTATCGAATCAATTGTGAACAGTGACCTGTTCCTCAAGTTTTAA
- a CDS encoding efflux transporter outer membrane subunit, which yields MTYKYLIICLFLVACQNIEREAKHRPAIDSPKTFTSESDSPLLESSEKWWQELGDDELNQFMDKVFNDNLDLAQSWARLRQAEARLGISRSAKKLKLNADANAEGNKRKIDTNPNEDKQTFGAERYSIGLKATYEVDLWDRISDENAAAAMDYEAQKAQVQGTALLLSAEVVESWVTYKAIVEQLALLDNQIKTNEQTLRLISYRQKRGLANIVDLFQQRQQVARVKSLIPKLEERKADLRLKLLLLSGENFDAKIDLGELKLPHLNEIPSTGIPAEILAQRPDVNQSWLLLQSSEFRISSANKAKLPRLTLSAQANFNNQKFSRVFDNWFSNIVAGLTAPILDGQLLENEKLLAKAKSDENYLYYKETALNALNEVEQALSAEKWRRVQINSVQTEVEYSKNTLDETMRRYRRGLSDYLPVLTALATHQQAQRTLTEVRTELIVNRIELHRSLGGSWDIEENTELLPQAETKEN from the coding sequence ATGACTTATAAATATTTAATCATCTGCTTATTTTTAGTTGCCTGTCAAAACATTGAAAGGGAAGCCAAACACCGTCCCGCAATTGACAGTCCTAAAACCTTTACAAGCGAATCAGACTCTCCACTATTGGAGAGCTCAGAAAAATGGTGGCAAGAGCTCGGCGATGATGAGCTTAACCAATTCATGGATAAAGTTTTTAACGACAATTTAGATTTGGCACAAAGCTGGGCTCGCTTACGGCAAGCCGAAGCACGACTAGGAATTAGTCGCTCCGCAAAAAAACTTAAGCTAAATGCAGATGCTAATGCAGAGGGGAACAAACGTAAAATTGATACTAATCCCAATGAAGATAAACAGACCTTTGGTGCGGAACGCTACAGTATTGGACTCAAAGCGACTTATGAGGTGGACTTGTGGGATCGCATCAGTGATGAAAATGCGGCTGCAGCAATGGATTATGAAGCACAAAAGGCACAAGTACAGGGAACAGCCTTGTTACTTTCAGCTGAGGTCGTAGAAAGCTGGGTCACCTACAAAGCCATAGTTGAACAACTTGCCCTACTCGATAATCAAATAAAGACTAATGAACAAACTCTTAGGCTTATTAGTTATCGTCAAAAACGGGGACTCGCCAACATTGTCGATCTCTTTCAACAAAGGCAACAAGTCGCGCGTGTTAAAAGCCTCATACCAAAACTAGAAGAACGCAAAGCTGATTTACGTTTGAAACTCCTGCTCTTGTCTGGGGAAAATTTTGATGCAAAAATAGATTTGGGAGAACTTAAGCTTCCCCACTTAAACGAAATCCCAAGTACTGGAATTCCTGCTGAGATTCTTGCCCAAAGACCTGACGTCAATCAATCTTGGCTACTCTTACAGTCCAGTGAATTTCGTATTAGTAGCGCCAACAAGGCCAAACTCCCCCGTTTGACTCTCAGTGCACAAGCCAATTTTAATAACCAAAAATTCAGTCGAGTTTTTGATAACTGGTTTAGCAATATTGTAGCTGGTTTAACCGCCCCCATACTCGACGGACAACTCTTAGAAAACGAAAAACTACTTGCGAAAGCTAAAAGCGACGAAAACTACCTTTACTATAAAGAAACCGCTCTCAATGCTCTTAATGAAGTCGAGCAAGCCCTGAGTGCAGAAAAATGGCGACGAGTACAAATCAATTCCGTACAGACAGAAGTTGAGTACTCCAAAAATACTTTAGATGAAACCATGCGCCGTTATCGCCGTGGATTGAGTGATTATTTACCCGTACTCACCGCTTTAGCCACTCATCAGCAAGCTCAAAGAACTTTAACTGAAGTTCGCACCGAACTCATTGTCAATCGAATCGAACTCCACCGTAGCTTAGGTGGGTCTTGGGATATTGAAGAAAACACTGAACTTCTGCCCCAAGCTGAGACCAAGGAAAATTAA
- the tilS gene encoding tRNA lysidine(34) synthetase TilS, producing the protein MIKCECLKGEKRLVLFSGGADSMALLHLMQSLGELDIVLHFNHNLRGDDSKQDEQFCRNYCEDNGLELIVVNLDLDKERHANEGDEQLARRLRLQFLEDHYCGWNIYLAHHLDDVKESFFMRAMRGANSSGLCALRRERKLGTLTLIRPLLDYSREQLRSYLKENNLTWREDSSNQDADYCDRNYVRNELMPKLSRLGKGLQHTLKHIAEDDDYLQSAAEKELMQGFTSKLFLNLHAALKARVLRFFLENQGLAYVPTQASINRLLKECQNLPEAFKDFPLGEGVELRLWNNGEISVPPIYQEVEWNWQRQKSIEFSGYRFFISSSQEVENFSLSDLPKKLTLRTPQKGDKMQILGQKKKTLLSKLFSDAKLEHQQRCSFPLICSSEEIIYLPGLRRGDFASVKEGQDFVGISYEQI; encoded by the coding sequence ATGATTAAATGTGAATGTTTAAAAGGTGAAAAGAGGCTAGTGCTCTTTAGTGGTGGAGCCGATAGTATGGCTTTGTTACATCTTATGCAGAGCTTAGGGGAGCTCGATATAGTGCTTCACTTTAATCATAATTTACGCGGCGATGATTCAAAGCAAGATGAACAGTTTTGTCGAAACTACTGTGAAGATAATGGCCTTGAATTAATCGTTGTGAACCTCGATTTGGATAAGGAGCGTCACGCTAATGAAGGTGACGAGCAATTGGCGCGTCGTTTGCGATTACAGTTTTTGGAAGATCATTATTGTGGTTGGAATATTTACTTAGCGCATCATTTGGATGATGTAAAAGAAAGCTTTTTTATGCGGGCCATGCGTGGAGCCAATAGCAGTGGGCTTTGCGCTTTGCGCAGAGAACGTAAGCTCGGAACTCTCACTTTGATTCGACCTTTGTTGGATTACTCACGAGAGCAATTGCGAAGCTACCTAAAAGAAAATAATTTAACTTGGCGAGAAGATTCGAGTAATCAGGATGCCGATTATTGCGATAGAAATTATGTTCGTAATGAATTGATGCCGAAATTATCACGCTTGGGCAAAGGACTCCAACATACTCTTAAACATATTGCAGAAGATGATGACTATCTTCAATCAGCAGCGGAGAAAGAGTTGATGCAGGGCTTTACGAGCAAACTTTTCTTAAATCTTCATGCAGCGCTCAAAGCTAGAGTTTTACGCTTTTTTTTAGAAAATCAGGGTTTGGCTTATGTTCCCACACAAGCGAGTATTAATCGACTTCTTAAAGAATGTCAAAACTTACCCGAGGCCTTTAAGGATTTTCCTCTTGGAGAAGGAGTGGAATTACGCCTGTGGAATAATGGTGAAATCTCAGTGCCCCCCATCTATCAAGAAGTGGAGTGGAATTGGCAGCGGCAGAAGAGTATTGAATTTTCTGGCTACCGTTTTTTTATAAGTAGCTCTCAAGAAGTAGAAAATTTTTCACTAAGTGATTTGCCGAAAAAATTAACTTTGCGAACTCCGCAAAAAGGTGACAAGATGCAGATCCTCGGACAAAAGAAAAAGACTTTGTTGAGTAAACTTTTTTCTGATGCAAAGTTAGAACATCAGCAGCGCTGTAGCTTCCCGCTCATTTGTTCTAGCGAAGAAATTATTTATCTACCCGGTCTTCGCCGCGGAGATTTTGCAAGTGTTAAAGAAGGTCAAGATTTCGTGGGAATAAGCTATGAGCAAATTTGA
- a CDS encoding epoxyqueuosine reductase — MSKFDIKTLAQQCGALSVACIDLNDAEFQKALKKHGEEQAQWLAQGYGADMDYLERMLADKIDLQNTFPGANSAIIITFTNKWGMEEAEHPFPEVDPNALVGYISGYAKEQDYHRTGHEILTSIHESLQEQVGEFEAYPAVDTKPVFERFLAAYAGLGIIGPNDLLRTPERDVRVFIGTLFCTEKIAELKLKPEFAFPCHFCRACEKRGCPTGAIKEGQEFDSRLCISYLTIEKKGLLNSSERNLMEDWLFGCDWCSVVCPPKEKEDQRIPVDLEWLMKSSAGEIRRLIKGSAVEYAGVQKLRRNAIAILRKSQDPRAEELLTWCAKNMQSEMLLKQITCD, encoded by the coding sequence ATGAGCAAATTTGATATAAAGACCCTCGCTCAGCAATGCGGGGCACTTTCAGTTGCGTGCATAGATTTGAACGATGCAGAGTTCCAAAAGGCATTGAAAAAGCATGGGGAAGAACAAGCTCAATGGCTCGCACAGGGCTATGGCGCTGACATGGACTACTTAGAGCGCATGCTCGCAGATAAGATCGATTTACAAAATACTTTTCCAGGTGCGAACTCCGCAATCATTATTACTTTTACAAATAAATGGGGGATGGAAGAAGCGGAACACCCTTTCCCCGAAGTCGACCCAAATGCTCTTGTGGGTTATATATCAGGCTATGCCAAAGAGCAAGACTACCATCGTACGGGCCATGAGATTTTGACTTCAATTCATGAGTCTTTACAAGAGCAAGTAGGAGAGTTTGAGGCTTACCCTGCAGTCGACACAAAACCTGTTTTTGAACGTTTTCTTGCGGCCTACGCAGGCTTGGGTATTATTGGACCGAATGATTTACTCAGAACACCTGAACGAGATGTTCGCGTTTTTATAGGGACTTTATTTTGTACAGAAAAGATTGCCGAATTAAAATTGAAGCCGGAATTTGCTTTTCCTTGCCATTTCTGTCGAGCTTGTGAAAAACGCGGCTGTCCTACGGGTGCCATAAAAGAGGGGCAGGAGTTTGACTCTCGCCTCTGTATTTCTTATTTAACGATCGAGAAAAAAGGTCTTCTGAATTCATCGGAGCGCAACTTGATGGAGGATTGGTTGTTTGGTTGCGATTGGTGTTCAGTTGTTTGCCCACCTAAAGAAAAGGAAGATCAAAGAATTCCAGTGGATTTAGAATGGTTGATGAAATCCAGTGCGGGAGAAATTCGACGATTGATCAAGGGCAGTGCCGTTGAGTATGCTGGAGTACAGAAATTAAGGCGCAATGCCATAGCCATTTTGCGAAAATCGCAAGACCCAAGAGCCGAAGAATTGTTGACTTGGTGTGCCAAAAATATGCAGAGTGAAATGCTTTTAAAGCAAATCACTTGTGATTGA
- the bluB gene encoding 5,6-dimethylbenzimidazole synthase: MKFSDEEKNSFYRLLESRRDVRSGFQSKEIPDEVLKRILTAAHHAPSVGYLQPWDFLIIRSEEVKQNIKDNFLQVSKRESQLFTGEKQDLYKALKLEGILEAPVNLCVTCDLKRDEGNQLGRSAQSSMDIYSTVCAIQNMWLAARVEGIGMGWVSILEEKHISEVLDLPESVKLIGYFCLGYVDEFKEQPELESAGWNQRVDIDDLIRYENWKTQKKG; this comes from the coding sequence ATGAAATTTAGTGATGAAGAAAAGAACTCTTTTTATCGCTTACTGGAATCCCGTCGCGATGTACGCTCGGGTTTCCAGTCAAAAGAGATTCCTGACGAAGTATTAAAGCGCATCTTAACTGCGGCGCATCATGCGCCATCAGTGGGTTATTTACAGCCCTGGGATTTCTTGATCATTCGCTCAGAGGAAGTTAAGCAGAACATTAAAGATAATTTTCTACAAGTAAGCAAACGAGAATCACAGTTGTTTACGGGTGAAAAACAGGACTTGTATAAGGCGCTTAAACTTGAGGGGATTTTAGAAGCTCCAGTGAATTTATGCGTAACTTGTGATTTGAAACGCGATGAAGGCAATCAGCTAGGTCGTTCAGCTCAGAGTAGTATGGATATTTATAGTACCGTATGCGCCATTCAGAATATGTGGCTCGCTGCACGTGTTGAAGGCATCGGGATGGGCTGGGTGAGTATATTGGAAGAGAAACACATAAGTGAAGTTCTCGACTTGCCCGAGTCAGTAAAACTGATCGGTTATTTTTGCTTGGGCTACGTGGATGAATTTAAAGAGCAACCTGAGCTCGAAAGCGCAGGGTGGAATCAGCGCGTAGATATAGATGATTTGATTCGTTATGAAAATTGGAAGACACAAAAAAAGGGCTAA
- a CDS encoding dienelactone hydrolase family protein: MKIKEEVVLVPTPTVPMRTVIYRPQEEGEYPAILLYSEIFQLSGPILRSAQMMAGHGFVVACPEVYYDNLEAGTVLAYDDEGKEVGNNLKWDTPIESFDKGAQSLISFLQKQTYCTGKIGTMGFCLGGHLAFRAALEDEVEACAIFYGTDIHSGTLGTGKNCDTFERIGELKGEAMMVWGRQDPHVPKEGRQRIYNQMCDKEVLFSWHEFNAVHAFMRDEGDRYNPQLAHQCYGMAVDLFNRRLKI, encoded by the coding sequence ATGAAAATAAAAGAAGAAGTCGTTTTAGTTCCCACTCCCACAGTTCCCATGCGTACAGTGATCTACCGTCCACAAGAAGAAGGGGAGTACCCCGCCATCCTCTTATATTCAGAGATTTTTCAATTGTCGGGGCCTATTTTGCGTTCGGCGCAAATGATGGCTGGGCATGGTTTTGTTGTTGCTTGCCCAGAAGTTTACTACGATAATTTGGAGGCAGGAACGGTTTTAGCCTATGATGATGAAGGCAAGGAAGTCGGTAATAACTTAAAGTGGGATACGCCGATCGAGAGTTTTGATAAGGGAGCGCAATCACTTATCAGTTTTTTGCAAAAACAAACTTACTGTACAGGCAAGATTGGCACCATGGGGTTCTGCCTGGGCGGTCATTTGGCCTTTAGAGCCGCACTCGAAGATGAAGTGGAAGCTTGCGCGATTTTTTATGGAACAGATATCCATTCGGGAACTCTTGGGACAGGCAAGAATTGCGACACCTTTGAGCGCATTGGTGAACTTAAAGGCGAGGCGATGATGGTTTGGGGACGTCAAGATCCACATGTGCCAAAGGAAGGCCGTCAGCGTATCTACAATCAAATGTGTGATAAAGAGGTTCTTTTTTCTTGGCATGAGTTTAATGCGGTTCACGCATTTATGCGTGATGAAGGGGATCGTTATAATCCCCAGTTAGCACACCAGTGTTATGGGATGGCAGTAGATTTGTTTAATCGTAGGCTCAAGATTTAG
- the cobO gene encoding cob(I)yrinic acid a,c-diamide adenosyltransferase, giving the protein MSDSTHKEDMKKLQKEQREKVKAKYIDRGILVVNTGDGKGKSTAAFGTAVRAVGHGYKVAVVQFIKGNWSTGEQKIFEHFDEITHIVSGDGFTWDTQDKSKDIESAESGWSKVCDLIEECREESKYHLIVLDELNIALSYGYLDVNKVVEVLKNKPENLNIMVTGRGAPQELIDIADTVTEMKPIKHAFDNGIQAQRGIEF; this is encoded by the coding sequence ATGAGTGACTCAACACATAAAGAAGATATGAAAAAGCTCCAAAAAGAGCAAAGAGAAAAAGTCAAAGCAAAATATATCGATCGTGGCATTCTCGTGGTTAATACGGGTGATGGTAAAGGGAAATCGACAGCGGCATTTGGTACGGCAGTTCGTGCAGTAGGGCATGGTTATAAAGTAGCTGTAGTGCAATTTATTAAAGGCAATTGGTCAACGGGTGAACAAAAGATTTTTGAACACTTTGACGAGATCACTCATATTGTTTCTGGTGATGGATTTACTTGGGATACACAAGACAAAAGTAAAGATATTGAATCAGCTGAAAGTGGTTGGTCAAAAGTCTGTGATTTGATTGAAGAGTGCCGAGAGGAATCTAAGTATCACCTCATCGTTTTGGACGAACTCAATATTGCCCTTTCTTACGGTTATTTAGATGTCAATAAGGTAGTAGAAGTTCTCAAAAATAAGCCTGAAAATCTCAATATTATGGTGACAGGACGTGGCGCCCCACAAGAATTAATTGATATTGCCGACACGGTCACCGAAATGAAGCCCATTAAGCATGCTTTTGATAATGGTATTCAAGCCCAAAGAGGCATCGAATTTTAA